Proteins encoded by one window of Sorangium aterium:
- a CDS encoding response regulator, translating to METNPKENTTQPELFTASDVARFCQVDLKTIHNWADKGEIRHFRTPGRHLRFRRLDVLDFLRKYGYPIPEILRMGKPKVVVVDDDPSVLAALRKTLSRRFDLTTFQDPFDALVAVGNLQPDALILDIMMPGLDGVRCLERLRSIDATSHIRCIVYSNHEDMKKNATEAGAYDFIKKGEAGELRDSLERLMGLERG from the coding sequence ATGGAAACGAACCCGAAAGAGAACACGACGCAGCCCGAGCTGTTCACCGCGAGCGACGTCGCGCGCTTCTGTCAGGTGGACCTCAAGACCATCCACAATTGGGCGGACAAGGGGGAGATCCGCCACTTCCGCACGCCCGGACGGCACCTCCGCTTCCGGCGGCTGGACGTGCTCGATTTCCTCCGAAAGTACGGCTACCCGATCCCGGAGATCCTCCGGATGGGCAAGCCGAAGGTCGTCGTGGTCGACGACGACCCCTCCGTCCTCGCCGCGCTCCGCAAGACGCTCTCGCGGCGGTTCGACCTGACCACGTTCCAGGATCCGTTCGACGCGCTCGTCGCGGTGGGCAACCTCCAGCCCGACGCGCTCATCCTGGACATCATGATGCCGGGCCTCGACGGCGTGCGCTGCCTGGAGCGGCTCCGCTCCATCGACGCGACCTCGCACATCCGCTGCATCGTGTACTCGAACCACGAGGACATGAAGAAGAACGCGACCGAGGCCGGCGCCTACGACTTCATCAAGAAGGGCGAGGCCGGCGAGCTGCGCGACTCGCTCGAGCGGCTCATGGGCCTCGAGCGAGGGTGA
- a CDS encoding M48 family metalloprotease gives MNLLRPIGAFVLALGLVAGCQRGSSRRPASQPSYGQAYPPYGAPQQGAPPQQPGYPQQPGYPQQPGYPQQPGYPPAQTGPVPAPTFSVPTMPGLPVLGDPINDINIGWLQSEAGVVMGALIGALPAASQQKVRGIPFIADPTVGEVNAFAGCDDQRMPFMAITDGLLEVEAQIAQFKATDEVFGTRKLDEFLRMLAQRQRPGQPIVRPPAGFIDPVQHTDARKVERQRQLYDEQLAFVLGHELGHHHLGHTGCANGQGGSRGVTPADLGRMLSRTLPIFNQPNEIAADVAGVNNLLSAGARQQGYRWTEGGAMLTLGFFASLDQLTPASILFAFEQTHPHPLLRQPVVQQTANTWRMTGGAPVFTFPGFGG, from the coding sequence ATGAATCTGCTTCGACCGATCGGCGCCTTCGTTCTGGCTCTCGGACTGGTCGCAGGCTGTCAGCGAGGCAGCTCGCGCCGGCCTGCGTCTCAGCCGTCCTACGGCCAGGCCTATCCTCCCTACGGCGCGCCCCAGCAGGGGGCTCCCCCACAGCAGCCCGGGTACCCGCAGCAGCCCGGGTACCCGCAGCAGCCCGGGTATCCGCAGCAGCCCGGGTATCCGCCGGCGCAGACCGGGCCCGTGCCGGCGCCTACCTTCAGCGTGCCCACGATGCCGGGGCTGCCGGTGCTCGGCGATCCCATCAACGACATCAACATCGGCTGGCTCCAGTCCGAGGCCGGCGTCGTCATGGGCGCGTTGATCGGCGCGCTGCCGGCGGCCTCGCAGCAGAAGGTGAGGGGCATCCCGTTCATCGCCGATCCGACGGTGGGCGAGGTGAACGCGTTCGCCGGCTGTGACGACCAGCGGATGCCGTTCATGGCGATCACCGACGGGCTGCTCGAGGTAGAGGCGCAGATCGCGCAGTTCAAGGCGACCGACGAGGTCTTCGGGACGAGGAAGCTCGACGAGTTCCTGCGGATGCTCGCGCAGCGACAGCGGCCTGGGCAGCCGATCGTCCGGCCGCCGGCGGGCTTCATCGATCCGGTGCAGCACACGGACGCGCGCAAGGTCGAGCGGCAGCGCCAGCTCTACGACGAGCAGCTCGCGTTCGTCCTCGGCCACGAGCTCGGCCACCACCACCTCGGGCACACGGGCTGCGCGAACGGGCAGGGGGGGAGCCGGGGCGTCACGCCCGCGGATCTCGGGCGGATGCTGTCGCGCACGCTCCCCATCTTCAACCAGCCGAACGAGATCGCGGCGGACGTGGCGGGCGTGAACAACCTGCTCTCCGCTGGCGCGCGGCAGCAGGGGTACCGCTGGACCGAGGGGGGCGCGATGCTCACGCTCGGCTTCTTCGCGTCGCTCGATCAGCTCACGCCCGCCTCGATCCTGTTTGCCTTCGAGCAGACGCACCCGCACCCGCTGCTGCGGCAGCCCGTCGTCCAGCAGACCGCCAACACCTGGCGGATGACCGGAGGCGCGCCCGTGTTCACGTTCCCCGGTTTCGGCGGCTGA
- a CDS encoding FKBP-type peptidyl-prolyl cis-trans isomerase — translation MQAELGIEDLKEGTGAEAKHGQLVTVHYVGTLTNGNKFDSSRDRPGQGFSFKLGAGQVIKGWDQGVAGMKIGGLRKLTIPPELGYGARGFPPVIPPNSTLVFEVELLAVK, via the coding sequence ATGCAAGCAGAGCTCGGGATCGAGGACCTCAAGGAAGGCACAGGCGCCGAGGCGAAGCACGGCCAGCTCGTGACGGTGCACTACGTCGGCACGCTGACCAACGGCAACAAGTTCGACAGCTCGCGCGACCGCCCGGGCCAGGGCTTCTCGTTCAAGCTGGGGGCCGGGCAGGTGATCAAGGGATGGGATCAGGGCGTCGCCGGCATGAAGATCGGCGGCCTCCGCAAGCTGACGATCCCGCCGGAGCTCGGCTACGGCGCTCGCGGCTTCCCCCCCGTGATCCCGCCGAACTCGACCCTCGTCTTCGAGGTCGAGCTGCTCGCGGTCAAGTGA
- a CDS encoding Stp1/IreP family PP2C-type Ser/Thr phosphatase, which produces MTDVGRQRKHNEDNVLVKSELGLFVVADGMGGHNAGNVASALATKSLDNFFEATRAGSLPGPVPADEQELDPEARRIVAAIRKANHDVFVISNTYTQHQGMGSTVVAAYVSCETEQIHVGHVGDSRCYRIRHGEIEQLTKDHSLINDALALKPDLSQDELARLPKNIITRALGMKDAVKVDIRSEPTQPGDVFLLCSDGLSGMISEQQMLDVVDITQDPHEACELLIEMANEAGGTDNISALIVRIQLDAQEERQPNSAELDDTRPLHVDEFGDALPPAVVNDAQLPGEEVDLDAAASSDSERIAAHQIHSIADNGLRSHAHGAPGAVSRMAAAPLTDRRSRAAAGSGRYAAVTTAARPPVKEAPSSKPAKRQTEVRVARCAHCKHELFIGNRFCVECGAPIKP; this is translated from the coding sequence GTGACCGACGTAGGTCGCCAGCGAAAGCACAACGAGGACAACGTCCTCGTGAAGTCCGAGCTCGGCCTCTTCGTCGTGGCGGACGGCATGGGCGGGCACAACGCGGGCAACGTCGCCAGCGCGCTCGCGACCAAATCGCTCGACAACTTCTTCGAGGCGACCCGCGCCGGCAGCCTGCCAGGCCCCGTCCCGGCCGACGAGCAGGAGCTCGATCCGGAAGCGCGGCGCATCGTCGCGGCGATCCGCAAGGCGAACCACGATGTGTTCGTCATCTCGAACACGTACACCCAGCACCAGGGCATGGGCTCGACGGTGGTCGCCGCCTACGTGTCGTGCGAAACCGAGCAGATCCACGTCGGGCACGTCGGCGATAGCCGCTGCTACCGGATCCGACACGGCGAGATCGAGCAGCTCACGAAGGACCACTCGCTCATCAACGACGCCCTCGCGCTCAAGCCCGACCTGAGCCAGGACGAGCTGGCGCGGCTCCCGAAGAACATCATCACGCGCGCGCTCGGCATGAAGGACGCCGTGAAGGTCGACATCCGCTCGGAGCCCACCCAGCCCGGCGACGTCTTCCTGCTCTGCTCGGACGGGTTGAGCGGGATGATCTCGGAGCAGCAGATGCTCGATGTGGTCGACATCACCCAGGATCCGCACGAGGCCTGCGAGCTCCTCATCGAGATGGCCAACGAGGCGGGCGGGACCGACAACATCTCGGCGCTGATCGTCCGCATCCAGCTCGACGCGCAGGAGGAGCGGCAACCGAACAGCGCCGAGCTCGACGACACCCGGCCCCTCCACGTCGATGAGTTCGGCGACGCGCTTCCGCCCGCGGTGGTCAACGACGCACAGCTCCCGGGCGAGGAGGTCGATCTCGACGCGGCTGCCTCGTCAGACAGCGAGCGCATCGCGGCGCACCAGATCCACTCCATCGCGGACAACGGCCTGCGGAGCCACGCCCACGGCGCGCCGGGCGCGGTGTCGCGCATGGCCGCCGCGCCGCTCACGGATCGGCGCTCGCGGGCCGCCGCTGGCTCCGGCCGCTACGCTGCCGTGACGACGGCGGCGAGGCCTCCCGTGAAGGAAGCCCCGTCATCGAAGCCCGCGAAGCGCCAGACCGAGGTGCGGGTCGCGCGGTGCGCGCACTGCAAGCACGAGCTCTTCATCGGCAACCGGTTCTGCGTCGAGTGCGGCGCCCCCATCAAGCCGTGA
- a CDS encoding YbjN domain-containing protein, translating to MPDLTPTSSTLPLYADRASGERFADATSMVNAYLARYNASSQGGARPPSGACASTLDETGYAQLQHGSATIGVNVLEAQGVLMVFSPIMAVPLSGREAFYRRLLELSFIATSDAAFAIDKSRNEVVVRCLRRLSALEYEEFEDIVTTVSQVADTWDDALLREVRGG from the coding sequence GTGCCCGACCTCACGCCCACTTCATCCACATTACCCCTCTACGCGGACCGCGCGTCGGGGGAGAGGTTTGCCGACGCGACGAGCATGGTCAACGCGTATCTCGCCCGGTACAACGCGAGCTCTCAGGGCGGGGCCAGACCTCCGAGCGGCGCTTGCGCCAGCACGCTCGACGAGACGGGATACGCGCAGCTTCAGCACGGGAGCGCGACGATCGGCGTCAACGTGCTGGAGGCTCAGGGCGTCCTGATGGTCTTCTCGCCCATCATGGCCGTCCCGCTGAGCGGGCGCGAGGCCTTCTACCGGCGTCTCCTGGAGCTCAGCTTCATCGCCACCTCCGACGCGGCCTTCGCGATCGACAAGTCGCGCAACGAGGTGGTGGTGCGCTGCCTGCGGCGCCTCAGCGCCCTCGAGTACGAAGAGTTCGAGGATATCGTCACGACGGTGAGCCAGGTCGCCGACACCTGGGATGACGCGTTGCTGCGCGAGGTGCGCGGCGGGTGA
- a CDS encoding N-acetylmuramoyl-L-alanine amidase, protein MAHATFGCSAEGSAPAAPAGISDEERAAALLDPAALLPPRAETVAIADAVAIASSRAGAPAQAASLAELAGDLRMRLFRLDQAVTDAREAMELYGAAATAFRASADPAHVERACQAERRRALLAGELAHDAAVAYRELYLVSRRYAALAPPAPSGGAPRSQCLGALALALAQAAAYRPSGDALRALEQEGHRVEGVALALASGPAPGSSAAPASSASAAPVQVTTAEATGDVVVAPRAPAAPTGPVKITSIERHGSDKGARVVVELSAPTTFDVGTLAADESAGKDARVFVDIARATSRGVAREIEVGGVLRRVRVGVQPNGTRVVLDLAANLHRRIFYLPDPFRIVVDVSTRAPLRDDKDNPGGAREVRRVAIDPGHGGNDTGAVGPTGLREKDVTLDVAHRVAPLLARELKIETLLTRDSDTYVPLELRTARANAFHADLFVSIHCNASENGRARGVQTFSLAAPHDGEATSAQLAARENAARAERGGQGVDLGDPGARLEVAAILSNLNVGDMAARSRHFAELLQRSSLASLSPRYPDTKDQGVRGAGFFVLAGADMPAALFETSFISNPEDEARLATADFRQKMADAIVNAIRAYREGK, encoded by the coding sequence GTGGCGCACGCCACCTTCGGGTGCAGCGCGGAGGGCAGCGCGCCGGCCGCGCCCGCCGGCATCTCCGACGAGGAGCGCGCCGCCGCGCTGCTCGATCCGGCGGCGCTCCTCCCCCCCCGCGCCGAGACGGTCGCCATCGCCGATGCCGTCGCCATCGCGTCATCGCGCGCCGGGGCGCCGGCGCAGGCGGCCTCGCTCGCGGAGCTGGCCGGCGATCTTCGCATGCGGCTCTTTCGCCTCGATCAGGCGGTCACCGACGCGCGCGAGGCGATGGAGCTCTACGGCGCGGCGGCGACGGCCTTCCGCGCCTCGGCCGATCCGGCCCACGTCGAGCGCGCGTGCCAGGCCGAGCGCCGCCGCGCGCTGCTCGCCGGCGAGCTCGCTCACGACGCGGCCGTCGCGTACCGCGAGCTCTACCTGGTCTCGCGGCGCTACGCGGCCCTCGCCCCGCCCGCGCCGTCCGGCGGCGCGCCGCGCTCGCAGTGCCTGGGCGCGCTCGCGCTCGCGCTCGCGCAAGCCGCCGCCTACCGGCCGAGCGGGGACGCGCTCCGCGCGCTGGAGCAGGAGGGGCACCGCGTCGAGGGCGTCGCGCTCGCGCTCGCATCGGGGCCCGCGCCGGGCTCCTCCGCCGCGCCCGCGAGCTCCGCGAGCGCGGCGCCGGTGCAGGTGACGACCGCCGAAGCCACCGGCGATGTCGTCGTCGCCCCCCGGGCGCCGGCCGCGCCCACCGGCCCGGTGAAGATCACCTCGATCGAGCGGCACGGCTCGGACAAAGGGGCGCGCGTCGTGGTCGAGCTCTCCGCGCCGACGACGTTCGACGTCGGCACGCTCGCGGCGGACGAGAGCGCCGGCAAGGACGCGCGCGTGTTCGTCGACATCGCCAGGGCGACGTCGCGCGGCGTCGCGCGGGAGATCGAGGTCGGCGGCGTCCTGCGGCGGGTGCGCGTCGGCGTCCAGCCGAACGGAACGCGGGTCGTCCTCGATCTCGCCGCCAACCTGCACCGCCGGATCTTCTACCTCCCCGATCCGTTCAGGATCGTCGTCGACGTGAGCACCCGCGCTCCGCTGCGCGACGACAAGGACAACCCCGGCGGCGCGCGGGAGGTCCGGCGCGTCGCGATCGACCCGGGGCACGGCGGGAACGACACCGGCGCCGTCGGCCCCACGGGGTTGAGGGAGAAGGACGTGACGCTCGACGTCGCCCACCGCGTCGCCCCGCTCCTCGCGCGCGAGCTCAAGATCGAGACGCTCCTCACGCGGGACAGCGACACCTACGTGCCGCTGGAGCTCCGCACCGCGCGCGCGAACGCGTTCCACGCCGACCTGTTCGTCTCGATCCACTGCAACGCGAGCGAGAACGGCCGCGCTCGTGGGGTCCAGACGTTCTCGCTCGCGGCCCCTCACGACGGCGAGGCGACGTCGGCGCAGCTCGCGGCGCGCGAGAACGCCGCCCGCGCCGAGCGGGGAGGGCAGGGCGTGGATCTGGGTGATCCCGGCGCCCGCCTCGAGGTGGCGGCGATCCTGTCGAACCTCAATGTCGGCGACATGGCGGCCCGCTCGCGCCACTTCGCCGAGCTCCTCCAGCGGTCGTCGCTCGCGTCGCTCTCGCCCCGCTACCCCGACACGAAGGATCAGGGCGTCAGGGGCGCGGGCTTCTTCGTCCTCGCGGGCGCCGACATGCCGGCCGCGCTGTTCGAGACGTCGTTCATCTCGAACCCCGAGGACGAGGCTCGCCTCGCGACCGCCGACTTCCGGCAGAAGATGGCGGACGCCATCGTGAACGCGATCCGCGCCTACCGCGAGGGCAAGTGA
- a CDS encoding sensor histidine kinase: MRAADAADVAPMQRSTSSSRRAEQPLDLPSSISMRPALAAVVTSTVALGRTKSFCMIVESLLPWPAMRLTSTGEVQASASLGELLEMESPTPERLSERFELSRLGSRAALAEHELPWRRALRGESFSDEEVWYDRPTGRSLLLLVRCRASAGEALLVFENVADEPFAIRLADLVASIGTALPGADEPSALAHGLLDEVAAAVRADAVFLVATEGGERLRLVASVGLPEAFAQGDNLNLAASVMALAIETGDIQEVARIEDLPEGAFRGTLRLLELGLHAVAAFPLSAGGERVGVLGLARRKPGKLSRIERRLLRGVAGACALGLRQARLRDAERREAHRLRLLRDVAMDIEAAMPLRALLHRLVEQACELTRARYGALGVLDAEGTGLSDFIYVGVDEKVACDIGSFPQGRGLLGALIRDPRPSRVANIHADPRSVGFPAHHPAMTSFLGVPVLIGQKVFGNFYLCDKDGGAEFAEEDERMVRLFAAQSALAIAYAQQVERTQEAHREMDRLRNEFAAVIAHDLRNPVAAMALLLDALLAKREDSSVVVSVQHLQCLRRISSRISRMTQDLRDVSRIELGRLSLERQPVSLEEATRALLTEIEPTLGQHPVTLDVEGRVPEVFVDPARLSQILANLLDNAAKYSGAGSPIRVTLRPEAGGAALTVEDRGPGISAADLGRLFDRFFQAPRAREKNTGLGLGLYIVKGLMEAHGGSIAVESTPGQGSTFRLWFPAAQPAKAA; the protein is encoded by the coding sequence GTGAGGGCGGCGGATGCGGCGGACGTCGCCCCGATGCAGCGGAGCACCTCCTCCAGCCGACGAGCGGAGCAGCCGCTCGACCTCCCGTCATCGATCTCGATGCGCCCAGCGCTCGCCGCCGTTGTGACCTCGACGGTCGCCCTCGGGCGCACCAAGAGCTTCTGCATGATCGTGGAGTCCTTGCTCCCCTGGCCAGCGATGAGGCTGACCAGCACGGGTGAGGTCCAGGCAAGCGCGTCCTTGGGCGAGCTCCTGGAGATGGAGTCGCCGACCCCGGAACGCCTGTCGGAGCGCTTCGAACTATCCCGGCTCGGGAGCCGGGCGGCCCTCGCCGAGCATGAGCTGCCGTGGCGGCGCGCCCTCCGCGGCGAGTCCTTCAGCGACGAGGAGGTCTGGTACGATCGACCGACCGGCCGCAGCCTGCTGTTGCTGGTGCGCTGCCGCGCGTCGGCCGGCGAGGCGCTGCTCGTGTTCGAAAACGTCGCCGATGAGCCCTTCGCGATCCGGCTCGCCGACCTCGTGGCCAGCATCGGCACTGCGCTGCCCGGCGCGGATGAGCCCTCGGCCCTGGCCCATGGGCTGCTCGACGAGGTGGCCGCCGCCGTTCGAGCAGACGCCGTGTTTCTCGTCGCCACCGAGGGCGGCGAACGCCTCAGGCTGGTCGCCTCGGTCGGCCTTCCCGAGGCATTCGCGCAAGGTGACAACCTGAACCTGGCTGCCAGCGTCATGGCGCTGGCAATCGAGACCGGCGACATCCAGGAGGTCGCGCGCATCGAGGATCTGCCAGAGGGCGCCTTCCGCGGCACCCTGCGCCTGCTCGAGCTCGGGCTCCACGCGGTGGCGGCGTTCCCCCTGAGCGCAGGCGGCGAGCGTGTCGGGGTGCTGGGGCTCGCGCGGCGGAAGCCGGGGAAGCTCAGCCGGATCGAGCGCCGCTTGCTCCGGGGCGTGGCGGGCGCCTGTGCGCTCGGGCTGCGGCAGGCGCGGCTGCGCGACGCCGAGCGCCGCGAGGCCCACCGGCTGCGCTTGCTCCGCGACGTGGCCATGGACATCGAGGCCGCCATGCCCCTGCGCGCGTTGCTGCACCGCCTGGTGGAGCAGGCCTGCGAGCTGACCCGCGCTCGTTACGGCGCCCTGGGGGTGCTCGACGCCGAGGGCACCGGGCTCTCCGACTTCATCTACGTGGGCGTCGACGAGAAGGTCGCCTGCGACATCGGCAGCTTCCCCCAGGGCCGCGGGCTCCTGGGCGCGCTCATCCGCGACCCGCGGCCCAGCCGGGTGGCGAATATCCACGCCGATCCGCGGTCGGTCGGCTTCCCGGCGCATCACCCCGCGATGACGTCCTTCCTCGGCGTCCCGGTGCTCATCGGGCAGAAGGTGTTCGGGAATTTTTACCTTTGCGACAAGGATGGTGGCGCCGAGTTCGCGGAGGAGGACGAGCGTATGGTCCGGCTCTTCGCCGCGCAGTCGGCGCTGGCCATCGCCTACGCCCAGCAGGTCGAGCGCACGCAGGAAGCCCATCGCGAGATGGACCGCCTGCGAAACGAGTTCGCAGCCGTCATCGCTCACGATCTCCGCAACCCCGTCGCGGCCATGGCGCTGCTCCTGGACGCGCTGCTCGCAAAACGCGAGGACAGCTCGGTCGTCGTGTCGGTTCAGCACCTCCAATGTTTGCGCCGGATAAGCAGCCGGATCTCGCGCATGACGCAGGACCTGCGCGACGTCTCTCGCATCGAGCTCGGGCGGCTCTCGCTCGAGCGCCAGCCCGTGTCGCTGGAGGAGGCGACGCGCGCGCTGCTCACGGAGATCGAGCCGACCCTCGGGCAGCACCCGGTGACCCTCGACGTGGAGGGGCGTGTGCCCGAGGTCTTCGTCGATCCGGCCCGGCTGTCGCAGATCCTTGCGAACCTGCTCGACAACGCCGCCAAATACTCCGGCGCCGGCTCGCCGATCCGCGTGACCCTCCGTCCGGAGGCGGGAGGCGCGGCGCTGACGGTCGAGGATCGCGGCCCGGGTATCTCGGCGGCCGATCTGGGCAGGCTCTTCGATCGCTTCTTTCAGGCCCCGCGGGCGCGCGAAAAGAACACGGGGCTCGGCCTGGGCCTCTACATCGTCAAGGGGCTGATGGAGGCGCACGGCGGCAGCATCGCCGTGGAGAGCACGCCGGGCCAGGGCTCGACCTTCCGGCTGTGGTTTCCGGCGGCTCAACCCGCGAAGGCGGCGTAG
- a CDS encoding sigma 54-interacting transcriptional regulator, with protein MPTTDLLDMDNAPTGSDHDSPSRPLTSAHRDRAASAPPPAPAAPHVALPGALAGAPGDRADPGVRGGESFSARDVTIDLVDDNDVLTTVWLRCEHPGGGAPVRIAVAPGAELTLGSAPAADVRLDDAAVSARHCRVAHRGASIEVTDLGSRNGVRVGGVRVRQAMLVPGGCFEIGRTAMCVESARKVPVIEEDGPPLPGLIGRSRPMRQLAAAARRVAPLQLPVLLRGESGTGKDVVARAIHAESTRADRPFVVLNAATILRELAESELFGHRRGAFTGAVRERQGAFVEANHGTLFLDEIAALSLEVQAKLLRVVEEGMVRPLGAERAMQINVRLIVATCEPLETLVAERCFRADLYERLAVCRIQLPALRDRPDDIPLLAEHLLASSEIGRRQLSPGALAALRAHRWQGNVRELRNVLIQAALRAHGRVLPEHITAVIADREPPVRRKITPADALRAFEEVGGNVSAAARLADIPRSTMRDLLRVAKDR; from the coding sequence GTGCCGACGACAGACCTCCTGGACATGGACAACGCACCGACCGGCAGCGACCACGACAGCCCTTCCAGACCCCTCACTTCTGCTCACCGCGATAGGGCGGCGTCCGCGCCGCCGCCGGCGCCGGCCGCGCCCCACGTGGCGCTGCCGGGAGCGCTCGCCGGAGCGCCCGGCGATCGAGCGGACCCTGGCGTGCGCGGCGGCGAGTCCTTCTCGGCCCGGGACGTCACCATCGATCTCGTGGACGACAACGACGTGCTCACCACAGTGTGGCTCCGCTGCGAGCACCCCGGCGGAGGCGCTCCGGTGCGCATCGCCGTCGCGCCGGGGGCCGAGCTCACCCTGGGCAGCGCTCCGGCTGCGGACGTGAGGCTCGACGATGCCGCGGTGAGCGCCCGGCACTGCCGCGTCGCGCACCGCGGCGCCTCGATCGAGGTGACGGACCTCGGCTCTCGCAACGGCGTTCGCGTCGGCGGCGTCCGCGTGCGGCAGGCGATGCTCGTTCCTGGCGGCTGCTTCGAGATCGGTCGCACGGCGATGTGCGTCGAGTCGGCTCGAAAAGTGCCGGTGATCGAGGAGGATGGGCCGCCGCTCCCCGGTCTCATCGGCCGCTCGCGGCCCATGCGGCAGCTCGCCGCGGCGGCCCGGCGGGTCGCGCCGCTCCAGCTCCCCGTGCTTCTGCGCGGCGAGTCCGGTACGGGCAAGGACGTCGTGGCCCGGGCGATCCACGCGGAGAGCACCCGGGCCGACCGGCCGTTCGTGGTCCTCAACGCCGCCACGATCCTGCGCGAGCTCGCGGAATCCGAGCTGTTCGGCCATCGTCGGGGCGCGTTCACGGGCGCGGTTCGGGAGCGTCAGGGGGCGTTCGTCGAGGCCAACCACGGGACGCTCTTCCTCGACGAGATCGCGGCGCTCTCGCTGGAGGTCCAGGCGAAGCTGCTGCGCGTCGTGGAGGAGGGGATGGTCCGCCCGCTGGGGGCAGAGAGGGCGATGCAGATCAACGTGCGGCTCATCGTCGCGACCTGCGAGCCGCTGGAGACGCTCGTCGCCGAGCGTTGCTTCCGCGCGGATCTCTACGAGCGCCTGGCGGTGTGCCGTATCCAGCTCCCCGCGCTGCGCGATCGGCCCGACGACATCCCGCTCCTGGCCGAGCACCTCCTGGCGAGCTCCGAGATTGGCCGGCGCCAGCTGTCCCCTGGCGCGCTCGCCGCGCTGAGGGCGCACCGCTGGCAAGGCAACGTCCGAGAGCTGCGGAACGTGCTGATTCAAGCCGCGCTGCGCGCGCACGGCCGTGTGTTGCCCGAGCACATCACGGCGGTCATCGCCGATCGCGAGCCCCCGGTCCGCCGGAAGATCACGCCCGCCGATGCGCTCCGCGCCTTCGAGGAGGTGGGCGGCAACGTCAGCGCCGCGGCGCGGCTTGCGGACATCCCGCGCTCGACGATGCGGGATCTGCTTCGCGTCGCGAAGGACAGGTGA
- a CDS encoding NUDIX hydrolase, which produces MEQIYPILLDFDQNRTPVRPRDASTVIVLRDGHAGIEVFCVRRHASSSFMGGAVVFPGGKVDAQDGAEVWRDRATEPPARAAAFATGETPARALCVAACRETLEEGSILPTDPPLSGDDVDEVGRELAAGAPLDAVLARRGLKLALAALVPWARWITPVAEARRFDARFFLLPLPPGQIGRHDGHETTMSFWAAPSEVLERAARGEILLAPPTSRTLELLAAALDVRSAVALAERQSLLPICPRFVPGDGAEPPYLALPGDPSHEARDRRAEGPTRYVLRNGRFVAEECCAHGSLIHIKQEREPDPPVPTSFDAPQTNAPSVPATPDLEE; this is translated from the coding sequence GTGGAACAAATTTATCCCATATTGCTGGATTTCGATCAGAACCGAACCCCTGTCCGTCCCCGCGATGCCTCGACGGTGATCGTCCTCCGTGACGGTCACGCGGGGATCGAGGTGTTCTGCGTTCGCCGCCACGCGAGCTCGAGCTTCATGGGAGGCGCCGTGGTGTTCCCCGGTGGGAAGGTGGACGCGCAGGACGGCGCGGAAGTCTGGAGGGATCGGGCGACCGAGCCGCCAGCGCGCGCCGCTGCGTTCGCGACGGGCGAGACGCCTGCGCGAGCGCTGTGCGTGGCCGCGTGCCGCGAGACGCTGGAGGAAGGAAGCATCCTGCCGACCGATCCGCCGCTGTCGGGCGACGACGTCGACGAGGTCGGGCGGGAGCTCGCCGCCGGGGCGCCGCTCGATGCGGTCCTCGCGCGGCGTGGCCTGAAGCTCGCCCTCGCGGCGCTCGTCCCGTGGGCGCGGTGGATCACGCCCGTCGCGGAGGCGCGGCGCTTCGACGCGCGCTTCTTCCTGCTGCCGCTACCGCCGGGCCAGATCGGGCGACACGACGGACACGAGACGACGATGAGCTTCTGGGCGGCGCCGTCCGAGGTCCTGGAGCGCGCCGCGCGTGGGGAGATCCTTCTCGCTCCGCCGACTTCACGCACGCTCGAGCTCCTCGCCGCGGCCCTGGACGTGCGCAGCGCCGTGGCGCTCGCGGAACGCCAGTCGCTCTTGCCGATCTGTCCGCGCTTCGTCCCGGGCGACGGGGCCGAGCCGCCCTACCTGGCGCTGCCAGGCGACCCTTCGCACGAGGCGCGCGATCGGCGCGCCGAGGGGCCGACCCGTTATGTCCTGCGCAACGGGCGCTTCGTCGCCGAAGAATGCTGCGCACATGGATCCCTGATCCACATCAAACAGGAACGAGAGCCAGATCCACCCGTGCCGACCAGCTTCGACGCCCCCCAGACGAATGCCCCCTCCGTGCCGGCGACGCCTGATCTCGAGGAGTGA